Proteins found in one Lysinibacillus fusiformis genomic segment:
- a CDS encoding AraC family transcriptional regulator, whose amino-acid sequence MSWIESIQKAINFMEDHLLEDITIEQIAQEVNSSVFHFQRTFAILTDMSIADYLRRRRLTLAAQELMGTEQKIIDLAYKYGYETPEAFTKAFRKQHYVTPSEARKKQGPLQSYNRLVIQVSLKGAEPMKYKIVEKDKFQIVGVKRTYNCQNGENTREIPLFWHEVNQSGFDHQLYQLNNGTINGVLGVCVPNTSQGQKGFIDYWIATDHVGEVGEDLLTMEVPPSKWVIFEVHGPMPDSMQNTWKQIYSEWFPSNPYEPAGTAELEVYPEEDAYSPDSYSEIWIPIK is encoded by the coding sequence ATGAGTTGGATTGAGTCGATTCAAAAGGCCATTAATTTTATGGAGGATCATTTATTAGAGGATATTACGATTGAACAGATTGCACAGGAGGTTAATTCATCGGTCTTTCATTTTCAACGAACATTTGCCATTTTAACAGATATGTCTATTGCAGATTATCTACGTCGAAGAAGATTAACATTAGCTGCACAAGAATTAATGGGTACGGAACAAAAAATAATCGATCTCGCCTACAAATACGGCTATGAAACTCCTGAAGCCTTTACCAAAGCGTTTCGTAAACAGCATTATGTAACGCCTAGTGAAGCAAGAAAGAAGCAAGGACCATTACAATCATACAATCGCCTGGTGATACAGGTAAGCTTGAAGGGAGCAGAACCAATGAAGTATAAAATTGTAGAAAAAGACAAGTTTCAAATTGTTGGTGTAAAAAGAACGTACAACTGTCAAAATGGAGAGAACACACGGGAAATCCCTCTATTTTGGCATGAAGTGAATCAAAGTGGCTTTGACCATCAGTTATATCAATTAAATAATGGCACTATCAATGGCGTACTAGGTGTTTGTGTACCAAATACAAGCCAGGGACAAAAAGGCTTCATTGATTATTGGATTGCTACTGATCATGTAGGAGAAGTAGGAGAAGATCTCTTAACAATGGAAGTACCTCCATCCAAATGGGTTATCTTTGAGGTACATGGCCCTATGCCAGATTCGATGCAAAATACGTGGAAACAAATTTATTCAGAGTGGTTCCCATCCAATCCATACGAACCAGCAGGAACAGCGGAGCTTGAGGTTTACCCTGAAGAGGACGCCTACAGCCCTGATTCATACTCAGAAATTTGGATTCCAATAAAGTAA
- a CDS encoding ArsR family transcriptional regulator, producing MKIRLGLLGPSDSIEFVEAVLKNWPEFICTSIECLAEADLDVKVTPLLQEEMDMWLCTGPITYDIVQSWNQLKTPIFYVMYKGSSLYKTVLRVLYEHKIEVNEISYDAGNNDAWEQALVEAGIEVKPKFVESETISLNELVHYHFKLWESGQTKAAITGHPIHHELQQLGVPTYRLFPSSMAVEAVITNMLRTYEMLRYKATQIAVQIIEIDPFLGIAKNNFSTDELFRMELKIMEHLLTYTKSIHGSIKSTRFGRYVIFTTRGLMEDITKNFSQMPDIEDFTQLDQEAMTCGIGIGQTVYDAEINAGNALLHAKDCGKGSWMVCFDDKKIAGPLGKPEQLTYSYTSEELEALSQETSLSVMTLNKLKSSLKKLASDELNANELAKYMQIPARSARRILTTLEEKGFAEVVAEEKPHTRGRPRKVYKISPF from the coding sequence TTGAAAATACGGTTAGGTCTTCTTGGCCCTTCAGACTCAATTGAATTTGTCGAAGCGGTCTTGAAAAATTGGCCAGAGTTTATATGTACCTCGATAGAATGTCTCGCAGAAGCGGATTTAGATGTAAAAGTGACACCTCTATTGCAAGAAGAAATGGATATGTGGCTGTGTACAGGGCCAATCACCTATGATATTGTGCAAAGTTGGAATCAGCTAAAGACACCCATTTTTTATGTTATGTATAAAGGATCTTCCTTATATAAAACGGTGTTAAGGGTATTGTATGAACACAAAATCGAAGTGAATGAAATCAGCTATGATGCTGGTAATAATGATGCATGGGAGCAAGCTTTGGTGGAGGCAGGAATCGAAGTGAAGCCTAAATTTGTGGAATCTGAGACGATCTCCTTAAATGAGCTTGTACACTATCATTTTAAGCTTTGGGAAAGTGGCCAAACAAAGGCGGCCATTACAGGTCATCCCATTCATCATGAGCTACAACAGCTAGGTGTTCCAACCTATCGACTGTTCCCATCCTCAATGGCAGTAGAAGCCGTTATTACGAATATGCTAAGAACATATGAAATGTTACGTTATAAGGCGACGCAAATTGCTGTGCAAATTATCGAAATTGATCCTTTTTTAGGAATCGCAAAAAATAATTTTTCTACAGATGAGTTGTTTAGAATGGAACTGAAGATTATGGAGCATTTGCTAACATATACAAAAAGCATCCATGGTTCCATTAAATCTACAAGATTTGGGCGTTATGTAATTTTCACGACGAGAGGCTTAATGGAGGACATAACGAAGAATTTTAGCCAAATGCCTGATATAGAAGATTTCACACAACTAGATCAAGAGGCCATGACTTGTGGAATTGGAATTGGTCAAACAGTATATGACGCAGAAATCAACGCTGGAAATGCTTTATTGCATGCAAAGGACTGCGGTAAGGGATCGTGGATGGTTTGTTTCGATGATAAAAAAATCGCTGGACCCCTTGGAAAGCCTGAACAACTTACATATTCCTATACCTCAGAAGAATTAGAGGCTTTAAGTCAAGAAACCTCCTTAAGTGTGATGACATTAAATAAGTTAAAGTCATCATTGAAAAAATTAGCAAGTGATGAGCTGAATGCTAATGAGCTAGCTAAATATATGCAAATACCAGCTCGAAGTGCACGCCGAATATTAACAACCCTTGAGGAAAAAGGATTCGCTGAAGTAGTTGCAGAGGAAAAACCCCACACACGCGGACGTCCACGGAAGGTTTATAAAATTTCTCCATTCTAA
- the fba gene encoding class II fructose-1,6-bisphosphate aldolase, with protein sequence MGFVTLKDLLPQAKKNHYAIGQFNINSFQWIEAILRAAEQQKSPVILASSDRIVDYLGGFKLISATADRMIKEMNITVPVALHLDHGFTVERCMEAIDAGYSSVMYDGSKLPLKDNITTTREVVDYAKRYNVSVEAEIGSVGGTEDGVTSGIKYADPNECYQLVESTNIDVLAAALGSVHGPYQGEPQLAFDLMKEISEHLNDIPLSLHGGSGIPEHQIIQTIEYGHAKINVNTECNQAWAQAIREILTNNQNLYNPPDILKTGMDAIERVVFEKIQLFNSFNKA encoded by the coding sequence ATGGGATTTGTCACATTAAAGGATTTATTGCCACAGGCAAAAAAAAACCATTATGCTATTGGACAATTTAACATTAATAGTTTCCAATGGATAGAAGCCATATTACGTGCTGCTGAACAACAAAAATCACCTGTAATTTTAGCATCATCAGATCGAATCGTTGATTATCTCGGTGGATTTAAATTAATCTCTGCTACAGCCGATAGAATGATAAAAGAGATGAACATTACAGTACCCGTAGCCCTCCATTTAGATCATGGTTTTACAGTTGAACGATGCATGGAAGCCATTGATGCAGGCTATAGTTCTGTTATGTACGATGGCTCTAAGCTTCCCTTAAAGGATAATATCACTACAACTCGTGAAGTTGTCGATTATGCCAAAAGGTATAACGTTTCAGTAGAGGCAGAAATCGGTTCTGTGGGTGGAACAGAAGATGGTGTTACTTCAGGTATTAAGTATGCAGATCCAAACGAATGCTATCAGTTAGTTGAATCGACAAATATCGATGTACTAGCAGCTGCATTAGGCTCAGTTCACGGACCTTATCAAGGCGAACCACAGCTTGCCTTTGATTTAATGAAAGAAATTTCTGAACATCTAAACGATATTCCTTTATCTTTACATGGCGGCTCCGGTATTCCTGAGCATCAAATTATTCAAACGATTGAATATGGCCATGCTAAAATAAACGTAAATACTGAATGTAATCAAGCATGGGCTCAAGCTATTCGTGAAATACTTACAAATAATCAAAATTTATATAACCCACCAGATATTTTAAAGACAGGTATGGATGCTATCGAAAGAGTTGTGTTTGAAAAGATACAATTATTTAATTCATTTAATAAAGCTTAG
- a CDS encoding M20 family metallopeptidase — MTKHSRLSQIIEEKREKLIEVSNQIWQYAETGFEEFKSAELLCKALVDEGFKVDKGVAQIETAFMGTCGSGKPVIAFLGEFDALTGLSQSGGIALPNPQQVGGNGHGCGHNLLGTGSLAAAIALRDYMQEHNIKGTVRYYGCPGEEIGGGKTFMAREGVFDDVDIALTWHPGTTNNIMSVATLACYEVYFKFKGKSAHAAASPHLGRSALDAVELMNIGVNYLREHIIPEARVHYALTNTGGSSPNVVQAEAEVLYFVRAPRVSQTEDIYQRICDIARGAALMTGTEVDIDLASALSNVIPNTTLEQVMHENFVKLGVPSYTDEELQFARAIRETLSEEEKKVDVQRNRELAGKDMADVIDPFKPDEFMAGSTDVGDVSWLVPTAQCMTACEPLGTPLHTWQIVATGTTSLAHKGMLHAGKIMASTALDVLLQPALIEQAKAELIERRAGEVYTSPLPSDVKQYKIRS, encoded by the coding sequence TTGACTAAACATAGTAGACTATCTCAAATTATTGAAGAAAAACGAGAAAAATTAATTGAAGTGAGCAATCAAATTTGGCAGTATGCTGAAACAGGATTTGAAGAGTTTAAATCTGCTGAACTATTATGCAAGGCACTAGTGGATGAAGGATTTAAAGTGGATAAAGGTGTTGCGCAAATTGAAACCGCCTTCATGGGAACTTGCGGTAGCGGCAAACCTGTCATCGCATTTCTTGGAGAATTCGATGCGCTTACTGGCTTAAGTCAAAGCGGTGGTATCGCACTGCCGAATCCACAACAAGTAGGAGGCAACGGTCATGGCTGCGGACACAATTTATTAGGCACAGGTTCACTTGCTGCTGCTATTGCATTACGTGATTACATGCAAGAGCACAATATCAAAGGGACTGTTCGCTATTATGGTTGTCCTGGCGAAGAAATTGGCGGTGGTAAGACCTTTATGGCAAGAGAGGGCGTTTTTGATGATGTCGATATTGCTTTGACTTGGCATCCAGGAACAACGAATAATATCATGTCGGTTGCTACACTTGCTTGTTACGAAGTATATTTTAAATTTAAAGGCAAAAGCGCCCATGCAGCTGCTAGCCCACACTTAGGGAGAAGTGCTCTTGATGCTGTGGAGCTGATGAATATCGGAGTAAACTATTTACGGGAGCATATCATTCCAGAAGCACGGGTCCATTATGCCCTTACAAATACAGGCGGTTCTTCTCCAAATGTTGTACAAGCAGAGGCAGAAGTATTGTATTTTGTAAGAGCCCCACGAGTTTCTCAAACGGAGGATATCTACCAACGTATTTGTGATATTGCAAGAGGTGCTGCTCTGATGACTGGTACTGAGGTAGACATTGATCTAGCCTCAGCTCTTTCTAATGTGATACCTAATACAACATTAGAACAGGTTATGCACGAAAACTTCGTCAAATTAGGTGTACCTTCTTATACAGATGAGGAACTACAATTTGCAAGGGCTATTCGTGAAACATTATCGGAAGAGGAAAAGAAGGTGGATGTGCAAAGAAATCGTGAATTAGCTGGAAAAGATATGGCGGATGTCATTGACCCATTCAAGCCAGATGAATTTATGGCTGGGTCTACAGATGTTGGTGATGTTAGCTGGCTTGTTCCAACTGCACAATGTATGACGGCATGTGAACCACTTGGAACCCCTCTTCATACATGGCAAATTGTAGCGACAGGAACAACTTCCTTAGCACATAAAGGCATGCTTCACGCAGGTAAAATTATGGCTTCCACAGCACTGGATGTTCTTCTACAACCAGCATTAATTGAACAAGCGAAGGCAGAATTAATTGAACGTCGAGCTGGTGAGGTGTACACTTCCCCACTCCCATCAGACGTCAAGCAATACAAAATTCGCTCGTAG
- a CDS encoding NUDIX hydrolase, producing MKWQGAAAICLNEDNQLLMVLQGNKDEEKRWAVPSGGKEATEDFRACCIREVYEETGYIVTILKEIHHKQNEIVEVYYFETVLAGGQMLIQDPDELIYDIAWKSKDEVARLPLTFPEDRVFLLSLFI from the coding sequence GTGAAATGGCAAGGTGCTGCCGCTATTTGTTTGAACGAAGACAATCAATTATTAATGGTTTTGCAAGGGAATAAGGATGAAGAGAAAAGATGGGCTGTTCCATCAGGTGGTAAAGAGGCAACGGAAGATTTTAGGGCTTGCTGTATTCGAGAGGTTTATGAAGAAACAGGCTATATCGTAACGATTCTTAAAGAAATTCATCATAAGCAGAATGAAATTGTGGAGGTATATTACTTTGAAACTGTCCTGGCTGGCGGACAAATGCTAATTCAAGATCCTGACGAATTAATTTATGACATCGCATGGAAATCTAAGGACGAAGTTGCCCGATTACCATTAACCTTTCCAGAAGATCGAGTCTTTCTATTATCTTTATTTATTTGA
- the iolD gene encoding 3D-(3,5/4)-trihydroxycyclohexane-1,2-dione acylhydrolase (decyclizing), with the protein MKKKIRLTTGQALVKFLKQQYIHIDGKEFRFVDGIFNIFGHGNVLGIGQALEQYGEDLKIYQGKNEQGMAHAAIAFSKQKLRQQIYAVTTSVGPGSANLAAAAGTALANNIPVLFLPGDVFSSRQPNPVLQQIEHEHSADISTNDALRAVSRYWDRVTRPEQLMSSLIRAFEVMTNPATAGPATICIGQDVEGEAFDYDEAFFKKRVHYLDRKAPVAREKQGALELIKKSKRPVFVIGGGAKYSEAQEVLARISEKCHIPLVETQAGKSTIAANFANNLGGLGVTGTLAANKAAKEADLIIGLGTRYTDFTTASKTAFDFDNAKFLNININRFQAYKLDAFQVVADVRATLELLEAELHDYQSTFGTRIVELKEEWTKERNRLSNVTYTREGFDPEIKNHFSQSTINEYADALNTTFAQTTALCTINDAIDDAAIVVTAAGSLPGDMQRIWNPKSANTYNVEYGYSCMGYEIAGALGAKLAEPTKEVYAMVGDGSFLLLHSELVTALQYNKKINVMLFDNSGFGCINNLQMGHGSGSFFTEFRTANNQILNIDYAKVAEGYGAKVYRANTVEELKFAIEDAKEQTVSTLIEMKVLPKTMTDGYESWWNVGVAEVSNNEKIQKAYEENQHHREAAQQY; encoded by the coding sequence ATGAAAAAAAAGATTCGTCTAACAACAGGGCAAGCACTAGTAAAGTTTTTGAAACAGCAATATATCCATATTGATGGAAAAGAATTTCGATTCGTAGATGGAATCTTTAACATTTTTGGGCACGGCAATGTTTTAGGAATCGGACAAGCATTAGAACAATATGGGGAAGATTTAAAAATTTATCAAGGAAAAAATGAGCAGGGCATGGCACATGCAGCTATTGCCTTCAGTAAACAAAAGCTGCGTCAACAAATTTACGCAGTGACTACTTCTGTAGGCCCTGGTTCTGCAAACCTTGCAGCAGCAGCTGGAACAGCGTTAGCAAATAATATCCCTGTACTCTTTCTTCCTGGTGATGTTTTCTCCAGTAGACAGCCAAATCCTGTTTTACAACAAATAGAACATGAGCACAGTGCAGATATTTCTACTAATGATGCATTACGCGCTGTTTCCCGCTATTGGGATCGTGTTACACGACCAGAACAATTGATGTCTAGCTTAATTCGTGCATTTGAAGTAATGACAAATCCAGCAACTGCAGGCCCAGCAACTATTTGTATTGGACAGGACGTAGAAGGTGAAGCATTCGATTACGATGAAGCATTCTTTAAAAAGCGAGTCCATTATTTAGATCGTAAAGCACCAGTAGCACGTGAAAAACAAGGTGCCCTCGAGCTTATTAAAAAAAGTAAACGACCAGTCTTTGTAATTGGAGGCGGCGCTAAATATTCCGAAGCTCAAGAAGTATTAGCGCGTATATCCGAAAAATGCCATATCCCCTTAGTTGAAACACAGGCTGGTAAATCGACTATTGCTGCAAATTTCGCTAATAACCTAGGTGGCTTAGGTGTTACAGGTACTCTAGCAGCAAACAAAGCTGCCAAAGAAGCTGATCTAATTATTGGCCTAGGGACCCGTTACACAGATTTTACGACAGCATCAAAAACGGCATTTGATTTTGATAACGCTAAGTTTTTAAACATTAACATTAATCGTTTTCAAGCTTATAAATTAGATGCCTTCCAAGTTGTAGCAGATGTTCGCGCAACACTTGAACTGTTAGAGGCAGAATTACATGATTACCAATCCACTTTCGGCACACGAATTGTGGAATTAAAAGAAGAATGGACGAAAGAACGCAATCGCCTAAGTAATGTGACATATACACGTGAAGGTTTTGATCCAGAAATTAAAAACCATTTCTCACAATCTACTATTAATGAGTATGCTGATGCATTAAATACGACATTCGCTCAAACTACTGCATTATGCACGATCAACGATGCGATTGATGATGCTGCCATCGTGGTGACAGCTGCCGGCTCTTTACCAGGTGACATGCAACGCATTTGGAATCCTAAGTCAGCAAATACTTATAACGTGGAGTATGGGTACTCTTGCATGGGCTATGAAATTGCAGGTGCATTAGGTGCTAAACTAGCAGAACCTACAAAAGAAGTTTATGCAATGGTTGGTGATGGCAGTTTCCTTTTACTCCATTCAGAACTTGTAACCGCTTTGCAATACAATAAAAAAATTAATGTAATGTTATTCGATAACTCTGGCTTTGGCTGCATTAATAACTTACAAATGGGCCATGGTAGCGGTAGCTTCTTTACTGAATTCCGTACAGCTAATAATCAAATATTAAATATTGATTATGCAAAGGTCGCAGAAGGATATGGCGCAAAGGTTTATCGTGCTAACACGGTAGAAGAATTGAAATTCGCAATCGAAGATGCTAAAGAGCAAACTGTTTCCACGTTAATTGAAATGAAGGTATTACCAAAAACAATGACAGATGGCTACGAATCTTGGTGGAATGTTGGTGTAGCTGAAGTATCAAACAATGAAAAGATTCAAAAAGCTTATGAAGAAAACCAACATCATCGTGAAGCAGCACAACAATACTAA
- a CDS encoding MFS transporter: MNDLHTQLSVGKRNFIFSLLFLAWLVDSLTLFGMNVAIIPISKELHLTQTQSGMVISSFWLSSALMTLLAGWASDKFGSRKIIVIAVFMISLFSLLTGMIGSFMAILAIRFILGLGDGGLPTGSGVAITEIFKKDVRARAKSMLLAAQLIGGVLALYLAGLIADTWGWRAMFYIIGGVGLIVTLLLFKFYNPPKLVKQQATAAETSDGRPMKELYKSSFLWVLVVMYFCSSTVHWGFSSWLPSYLEQTRNLNLREVGSLAMIPQACGLIAAIITGFLIDKALAGKEKVIVFVGAIVSGLCLYMMFNASSIQLAISYQSIFSIGDAAISMAILAIPLKYVSQKIIGSFLGMMYFASGMAGFIAPTAMGALIDGFGGSFQAAFFFLIGALVIVVICAVFYRIPSKNSSLIDHA; the protein is encoded by the coding sequence ATGAATGATTTACATACGCAACTGAGTGTTGGCAAACGAAATTTTATCTTTTCACTACTATTTCTAGCATGGCTAGTCGATTCATTAACATTGTTCGGCATGAATGTGGCCATCATCCCCATCAGTAAAGAATTGCATTTAACACAAACACAAAGCGGGATGGTCATCAGTAGCTTTTGGCTAAGCAGTGCACTGATGACATTGCTAGCAGGTTGGGCATCTGATAAGTTTGGCTCAAGGAAAATAATTGTTATTGCTGTATTCATGATTTCCCTCTTCTCCCTACTGACTGGGATGATTGGCTCTTTTATGGCTATTTTAGCTATTCGTTTTATTCTCGGTCTTGGTGATGGTGGTTTGCCGACAGGTAGTGGTGTTGCCATTACGGAAATTTTCAAAAAGGATGTTCGTGCTCGAGCTAAATCGATGCTACTAGCAGCTCAATTAATTGGTGGCGTTCTTGCTTTATATTTGGCTGGTTTAATTGCTGATACTTGGGGCTGGCGCGCAATGTTTTACATCATTGGTGGTGTAGGCTTAATTGTCACTCTTTTATTATTTAAGTTTTACAATCCACCAAAGCTTGTCAAACAACAGGCAACAGCAGCAGAAACTTCGGATGGTCGTCCAATGAAAGAGCTCTATAAAAGTTCATTTTTATGGGTTCTTGTCGTGATGTACTTTTGCTCAAGTACAGTCCATTGGGGATTCTCCTCTTGGCTACCTTCCTATTTGGAACAAACTCGGAATTTAAATTTACGAGAAGTAGGATCACTTGCTATGATTCCACAGGCTTGTGGATTAATCGCAGCTATTATCACAGGGTTTTTAATCGATAAGGCACTGGCCGGAAAAGAAAAAGTAATTGTTTTTGTTGGTGCCATTGTTTCGGGCCTATGCTTGTATATGATGTTCAATGCATCAAGTATTCAGTTAGCTATTTCCTATCAAAGTATCTTTTCAATCGGTGATGCAGCCATCTCAATGGCAATCTTAGCCATTCCACTTAAGTATGTTTCTCAAAAAATCATAGGCTCGTTTTTAGGTATGATGTATTTCGCTAGTGGTATGGCGGGTTTTATTGCACCAACAGCCATGGGTGCCCTTATTGATGGTTTTGGTGGTTCATTCCAAGCAGCATTCTTCTTCCTGATTGGCGCCCTAGTCATCGTTGTAATTTGTGCGGTATTCTATAGAATTCCATCAAAGAATAGTAGTTTAATTGATCATGCTTAA